In Devosia beringensis, a single window of DNA contains:
- a CDS encoding NIPSNAP family protein, whose amino-acid sequence MIYEMRVYDCLPGRLPALLARFNDHTLALWDRHGIRQAGFFTTVIGENNNRLTYFLAWQSLAERESKWKAFITDPAWLKARDESEADGQILANVSSQILAPTAFSSVQ is encoded by the coding sequence ATGATCTACGAAATGCGCGTCTATGACTGCCTGCCCGGCCGCCTGCCGGCGCTACTGGCACGCTTTAACGACCACACCCTGGCGCTGTGGGACAGGCACGGCATCAGGCAGGCCGGGTTCTTCACCACCGTCATCGGCGAAAACAATAATCGGCTGACCTATTTCCTGGCCTGGCAATCCCTGGCCGAACGCGAGAGCAAGTGGAAGGCCTTCATCACCGATCCGGCCTGGCTCAAGGCCCGCGACGAGTCCGAAGCCGACGGTCAGATCCTCGCCAATGTCAGCAGCCAGATCCTGGCGCCGACCGCCTTCTCGTCAGTGCAATAG
- a CDS encoding mandelate racemase/muconate lactonizing enzyme family protein — translation MDANGAAEAIESNVRTASRPSDLRITDIRVAEIVGAPFTSALIKVFTNQGLVGLGEVRDGASASYALMLKSRLLGENPCDIDRLFRRIKQFGGHGRQGGGVSGLEIALWDLAGKAYGVPIYQMLGGKFRDKVRIYCDTDAEKPSGTETGKRLKARMDMGFTFLKMDLGLMQIADIPGAVVAPAGSLEGYRVHPGRGSIKSMEDRRARNAVYDMHNVRHPFTGLHFSDKGLDLLEQYIAEVRDVIGYEIPLAIDHVGHISLQNGIRLARRIEKYVPAWLEDVIPWQYTEQYRQLQDATTVPICTGEDIYLKEGFEPLLRSSGVSVIHPDLLTSGGILETKKIGDMAQDHGVAMAIHMAESPIAAMAAAHVAVATENFMALEYHSADVDWWDDIVTGLPRPLVQDGFITVPDKPGLGIDDIVDDVIAQHLQPGVTGIWQPTESWDDDYSWDRTWS, via the coding sequence TCAAGGTTTTTACCAATCAGGGCCTGGTCGGTCTGGGCGAGGTGCGCGATGGCGCCAGCGCCAGCTATGCCCTGATGCTCAAGAGCCGGCTGCTGGGCGAAAATCCCTGCGACATCGACCGCCTGTTCCGCCGCATCAAGCAGTTCGGCGGCCATGGCAGGCAGGGCGGCGGCGTGTCGGGCCTCGAAATCGCGCTGTGGGACCTGGCTGGCAAGGCCTATGGCGTGCCCATCTACCAGATGCTGGGCGGCAAGTTCCGCGACAAGGTGCGCATCTATTGCGACACCGATGCGGAAAAGCCGAGCGGTACCGAGACCGGCAAGCGCCTCAAGGCGCGCATGGATATGGGTTTCACCTTTCTCAAGATGGATCTCGGCCTGATGCAGATCGCCGACATTCCCGGCGCCGTGGTCGCGCCGGCCGGTTCGCTGGAGGGCTATCGCGTGCATCCCGGCCGCGGTTCGATCAAATCCATGGAAGACCGCCGCGCCCGCAACGCCGTCTATGACATGCACAATGTGCGGCACCCGTTTACGGGCCTTCATTTCAGCGACAAGGGCCTCGACCTGCTCGAGCAGTATATTGCCGAGGTGCGCGACGTCATCGGCTACGAGATACCCCTGGCCATCGACCATGTCGGCCATATCTCGCTGCAGAACGGCATCCGCCTCGCCCGGCGCATCGAGAAATATGTGCCGGCCTGGCTCGAGGACGTCATCCCCTGGCAATATACCGAGCAGTACCGTCAGCTGCAGGACGCCACCACGGTGCCGATCTGCACAGGCGAGGACATCTATCTCAAGGAAGGTTTCGAGCCGCTGCTGCGCAGTAGCGGTGTCTCGGTCATACATCCGGACCTGCTGACCTCGGGCGGGATACTTGAAACCAAGAAGATCGGCGACATGGCGCAGGACCATGGCGTGGCCATGGCCATCCACATGGCCGAAAGCCCGATCGCGGCGATGGCCGCCGCCCATGTGGCGGTGGCCACGGAGAATTTCATGGCGCTCGAATATCACAGCGCCGATGTGGACTGGTGGGACGACATCGTCACCGGCCTGCCCAGGCCGCTGGTGCAGGACGGTTTCATCACCGTGCCTGACAAGCCGGGCCTCGGGATCGACGATATTGTCGACGACGTCATCGCTCAGCACCTGCAGCCCGGCGTCACCGGCATCTGGCAGCCGACCGAAAGCTGGGACGACGACTATTCCTGGGACCGCACCTGGAGCTGA
- a CDS encoding ABC transporter permease — translation MSEHEVDATIVARDAVAVFDHQPRGLLSRVQHALHSTPALVPLIVLVLSIALFGSLLGSKFFSSFALTLILQQVAIVGIVGAAQSLVILTAGIDLSVGAIMVLSSVIMGQFTFRYGLPPAVAIGIGLMVGTFVGFINGWLIARIKLPPFIVTLGVWQIALASNFLYSGNETIRAQEIETQAPLLQFFGRSISIGGAVFTYGVIFFVLLVLLLAYVLRHTAWGRHVYAVGDDPDAAELSGVNTKRILISVYMLSGLICAFAGWALIGRIGSVSPTSGQSANIESITAVVIGGISLFGGRGSILGMLFGALIVGVFSLGLRLLGADAQWTYLLIGALIIAAVAVDQWIRKVSV, via the coding sequence ATGAGCGAGCATGAAGTGGACGCGACCATTGTCGCGCGCGATGCTGTCGCCGTATTCGACCATCAACCGCGCGGATTGCTGTCCCGGGTGCAGCATGCCCTGCACAGCACCCCCGCTCTGGTGCCGCTGATCGTGCTGGTGCTGTCGATCGCCCTGTTCGGCAGCCTGCTGGGATCGAAGTTCTTCTCGTCCTTCGCGCTGACGCTGATCCTGCAGCAGGTGGCCATTGTCGGCATTGTCGGGGCGGCGCAGTCGCTGGTGATCCTGACCGCGGGCATCGACCTGTCGGTGGGCGCCATCATGGTGCTGAGCTCGGTCATCATGGGCCAGTTCACCTTCCGCTATGGCCTGCCGCCGGCAGTCGCCATCGGCATCGGGCTGATGGTGGGCACCTTTGTCGGCTTCATCAATGGTTGGCTCATCGCGCGCATCAAGCTGCCGCCCTTCATCGTGACGCTGGGCGTCTGGCAGATCGCGCTGGCCTCCAACTTCCTCTATTCGGGCAATGAGACCATCCGCGCCCAGGAAATCGAAACCCAGGCGCCGCTGCTGCAGTTCTTCGGGCGATCGATCAGTATCGGCGGCGCGGTCTTTACCTATGGCGTGATCTTCTTCGTGCTGCTGGTGCTGCTGCTGGCCTATGTGCTGCGCCATACCGCCTGGGGACGCCACGTCTATGCCGTGGGCGACGATCCGGATGCGGCGGAGCTGTCGGGCGTCAATACCAAGCGCATCCTGATCTCGGTCTACATGCTGTCGGGGCTGATCTGCGCCTTTGCCGGCTGGGCCCTGATCGGCCGCATCGGCTCGGTTTCGCCGACCTCGGGCCAGTCGGCCAATATCGAAAGCATCACGGCCGTGGTGATCGGGGGCATCTCGCTGTTCGGCGGCCGCGGCTCGATCCTGGGCATGCTGTTCGGCGCGCTGATCGTGGGCGTCTTCTCGCTCGGCCTGCGCCTGCTCGGCGCGGATGCGCAATGGACCTACCTGCTGATCGGCGCGCTCATCATCGCCGCAGTGGCCGTGGACCAGTGGATCAGGAAGGTATCAGTCTGA
- a CDS encoding ATP-binding cassette domain-containing protein yields MEPILKARNLSKRYGRVTALDNCDFDLMKGEILAVIGDNGAGKSSLIKAMSGAIAPDSGEIFLDGQLVNFSSPIAARHAGVETVYQTLAMSPALSIADNMFMGRELRKPGIAGSLFRQLDRPRMERIAREKLSDLGLSTIQNINQTVETLSGGQRQGVAVARAAAFGSKVIILDEPTAALGVKESRRVLDLIQDVRARGISIVLISHNMPHVFEVADRVHVHRLGRRLCVIDPKDYTMSDAVAFMTGAKEAPVLTAA; encoded by the coding sequence ATGGAACCCATTCTCAAGGCGCGCAACCTGTCCAAGCGCTATGGCCGCGTCACCGCGCTCGACAATTGCGACTTCGACCTGATGAAGGGAGAAATCCTCGCGGTCATCGGCGATAACGGCGCCGGCAAGTCTTCGCTGATCAAGGCCATGTCGGGCGCCATTGCGCCCGATAGCGGCGAGATCTTCCTCGATGGGCAACTGGTGAATTTCAGCTCGCCCATTGCCGCGCGGCATGCAGGGGTTGAAACGGTGTACCAGACCCTGGCCATGTCACCGGCCCTGTCTATCGCCGACAACATGTTCATGGGGCGCGAACTGCGCAAGCCGGGTATTGCGGGGAGCCTGTTCCGCCAGCTCGACCGGCCCAGAATGGAGCGCATTGCGCGCGAGAAACTCAGCGACCTGGGCCTGAGCACGATCCAGAACATCAACCAGACGGTGGAAACACTGTCGGGTGGCCAGCGCCAGGGCGTGGCCGTGGCGCGGGCGGCGGCCTTTGGCAGCAAGGTGATCATCCTCGACGAACCAACGGCGGCGCTCGGGGTCAAGGAATCGCGGCGCGTGCTGGACCTGATCCAGGACGTGCGCGCGCGCGGCATCTCCATCGTCCTGATCAGCCACAACATGCCGCATGTCTTCGAGGTCGCCGATCGCGTGCATGTGCACCGGCTCGGACGACGCCTCTGCGTGATCGATCCCAAGGACTATACCATGTCCGATGCCGTGGCCTTCATGACCGGCGCCAAGGAGGCACC
- a CDS encoding mandelate racemase/muconate lactonizing enzyme family protein, with protein sequence MKITDLRCAVIGRHPIVRIVTDEGLYGLGEVEFTKSYLKPFVLHFREALIGQDPIDVERCMLKIRQRGSFKPYGAAVSAIEHALWDIAGKAANVPAYKLLGGKVRDQVRVYNGSIRRKRSGDRPEDYAADVKWMMEQPQNFFMVKQGISFHSNMKDAIPDFHYGLRQDNAGYHGAMDQGQISERGFNHMLDCVAAMKEVLGDKVSLALDCGPGWFLNDAIRFARAVEKYDLMWLEDMLTGDYVPWVNPQAYRELTTSTSTPIHTGEQIYLRHNFKELIESQAVRVIGPDPADVGGIAELKWITEHAYMHSIMMAPHGTANGLLGLGALINVCATLPANFIAFEYPSASDPWWHDIVTGLPETIVTNSMIDLLPGPGLGLDIDAEGARKYLREEDAGFFDA encoded by the coding sequence ATGAAGATCACCGACCTGCGCTGCGCCGTCATTGGCCGCCATCCCATCGTGCGGATCGTCACCGATGAGGGTCTGTACGGGCTGGGCGAGGTGGAGTTCACCAAGAGCTATCTCAAACCCTTCGTGCTGCATTTCCGCGAGGCGCTGATCGGCCAGGACCCCATCGATGTCGAGCGCTGCATGCTCAAGATCCGCCAGCGCGGCAGCTTCAAGCCATATGGCGCCGCCGTCTCGGCCATCGAGCATGCGCTGTGGGACATTGCCGGCAAGGCGGCCAACGTTCCCGCCTACAAGCTGCTGGGCGGCAAGGTGCGCGACCAGGTGCGGGTCTATAACGGCTCCATCCGGCGCAAGCGCAGCGGCGACCGGCCGGAGGACTATGCCGCCGACGTCAAATGGATGATGGAGCAGCCCCAGAACTTCTTCATGGTCAAGCAGGGCATCAGCTTTCACTCCAACATGAAGGATGCCATTCCCGACTTTCACTATGGCCTGCGGCAGGACAATGCCGGCTATCACGGCGCCATGGATCAGGGGCAGATCTCCGAGCGCGGCTTCAACCACATGCTCGATTGCGTGGCGGCTATGAAGGAAGTGCTGGGCGACAAGGTCAGCCTGGCGCTCGATTGCGGGCCGGGCTGGTTCCTCAACGACGCCATCCGCTTTGCCCGCGCCGTCGAGAAATATGACCTGATGTGGCTCGAGGACATGCTGACCGGCGACTATGTGCCCTGGGTCAATCCGCAGGCCTATCGCGAGCTGACCACCTCGACCTCGACGCCGATCCATACCGGCGAGCAGATCTATCTGCGGCACAATTTCAAGGAGCTCATCGAAAGCCAGGCCGTGCGCGTCATCGGGCCGGACCCGGCCGATGTCGGCGGCATTGCCGAGCTCAAATGGATCACCGAGCACGCCTATATGCACTCGATCATGATGGCCCCGCATGGCACAGCCAATGGCCTGCTGGGCCTGGGCGCGCTGATCAATGTCTGCGCCACCCTGCCGGCCAACTTCATCGCCTTTGAATATCCCAGCGCGTCGGATCCTTGGTGGCACGATATTGTCACTGGCCTGCCCGAGACCATCGTGACCAATTCGATGATCGACCTGCTGCCCGGCCCCGGCCTGGGACTCGACATCGATGCAGAGGGCGCCCGAAAATACCTGCGGGAAGAGGATGCGGGCTTTTTCGACGCCTAA
- a CDS encoding ROK family transcriptional regulator: MRPAIIRSLSTGVNQSGVRDYNERLLLTLLQRNGPTAGSDLARMANLSPQTVSIILREMEAEGLLSRGTPVKGKVGKPSVPMGLAEGGVLSFGCKVGRRSAVLLLADFRGTVRHEMQLTYKYPMPEAILDFLRTGITDILSRCTPAEQSRICGIGIGLPFELWKWNELVGAPAAEFSSWQDVDFVGALADFTDLPVSIVNDATAGCQAEHIYGRGKEFRDYAYFFVGAFIGGGVVLNHSVYQGHQGNAGALGSLRSVGPHGESQQLIDTASIHLLEARLAEFGLDPQALWDQPQDWSKMARFVDPWIGQTAQELAKASLSVCAVIDFEAIIIDGAFPNSVKHSLVERTRRYLSHQDMRGLIAPQVEAGMVGGNARAIGAATSPLFDRYFMNGSMRLKA; the protein is encoded by the coding sequence ATGAGACCTGCAATCATTCGAAGCCTCAGTACCGGCGTCAACCAGAGTGGCGTGCGCGACTACAACGAGCGCCTGCTGCTGACCCTGCTGCAGCGCAACGGCCCGACCGCCGGCAGCGATCTTGCGCGCATGGCCAACCTGTCGCCGCAGACCGTTTCCATCATTCTGCGCGAGATGGAGGCGGAGGGACTGCTCAGCCGCGGCACGCCGGTAAAGGGCAAGGTCGGCAAGCCATCCGTGCCGATGGGCCTGGCCGAAGGCGGCGTGCTGTCCTTTGGCTGCAAGGTCGGCCGACGCAGCGCCGTGCTCTTGCTGGCCGACTTCCGCGGCACCGTCCGCCATGAAATGCAGCTCACCTACAAGTATCCCATGCCAGAGGCGATCCTCGACTTTCTGCGGACCGGCATTACAGACATCCTCAGCCGCTGCACGCCAGCCGAACAGTCCCGCATCTGCGGCATCGGCATCGGCCTGCCCTTCGAACTGTGGAAGTGGAATGAGCTGGTCGGCGCCCCCGCGGCGGAGTTCTCCTCCTGGCAGGATGTCGATTTCGTCGGCGCGCTGGCCGATTTCACCGACCTGCCCGTCAGCATCGTCAACGACGCCACCGCCGGTTGCCAGGCCGAGCATATCTATGGTCGCGGCAAGGAATTTCGCGACTATGCCTATTTCTTCGTTGGTGCCTTTATCGGTGGCGGCGTGGTGCTCAATCACTCGGTCTATCAGGGCCACCAGGGCAATGCCGGGGCGCTGGGGTCGCTGCGCAGCGTCGGCCCGCATGGCGAAAGCCAGCAGTTGATCGACACCGCATCCATCCACCTGCTCGAGGCCCGCCTGGCCGAATTCGGCCTCGATCCGCAGGCGCTTTGGGATCAGCCGCAGGACTGGAGCAAGATGGCGCGGTTCGTGGATCCCTGGATCGGCCAGACCGCCCAGGAGTTGGCCAAGGCCAGCCTCTCGGTCTGCGCCGTCATCGATTTCGAGGCCATCATCATCGACGGCGCCTTCCCCAATTCGGTCAAGCACTCTCTGGTCGAGCGCACGCGGCGCTATCTCAGCCACCAGGACATGCGCGGCCTGATCGCGCCGCAGGTCGAAGCCGGCATGGTCGGCGGCAATGCCCGCGCCATCGGCGCCGCAACCAGTCCGCTGTTCGATCGCTATTTCATGAACGGCAGCATGCGGCTGAAGGCTTAG
- a CDS encoding sugar ABC transporter substrate-binding protein: protein MNKLLLSTALCLAVMSAPTIAQDAVSACLITKTDTNPFFVKMREGAEAKAAELGITLKSYAGKIDGDHETQVAAIETCIADGAKGILITASDTSAIAQSVKQARDAGLLVIALDTPLTPADAADATFATDNFLAGELIGKWAAGKLGAEAANAKIAMLDLAISQPTVDVLRDQGFLQGFGIELGDPDKWGDETDPRIVGHDVTAGNEEGGRKAMENLLAKDPSINVVYTINEPAAAGAYEALKSIGREADVLIVSVDGGCPGVANVKDGVIGATSQQYPLQMAALGVEAIKAWADTGAKPAPTEGKAFFDTGVALVTDTAVDGVESIDSVKGAELCWG from the coding sequence TTGAACAAGCTGCTTTTGAGCACAGCACTGTGCCTTGCTGTCATGTCGGCACCGACCATCGCGCAGGACGCGGTTTCGGCCTGCCTGATCACAAAGACCGATACCAATCCATTCTTCGTGAAAATGCGTGAAGGCGCCGAGGCCAAGGCCGCGGAACTGGGCATCACGCTCAAGTCCTATGCCGGCAAGATTGACGGCGATCACGAAACCCAGGTCGCGGCCATCGAGACCTGCATTGCCGACGGCGCCAAGGGCATTCTGATCACCGCCTCGGACACCTCGGCCATTGCCCAATCGGTGAAGCAGGCGCGCGATGCCGGCCTGCTGGTGATTGCGCTTGATACCCCGCTCACCCCGGCCGATGCGGCCGACGCGACCTTTGCCACCGACAATTTCCTTGCCGGTGAACTGATCGGCAAGTGGGCCGCCGGCAAGCTTGGCGCCGAAGCCGCCAATGCCAAGATCGCCATGCTCGACCTGGCCATCAGTCAGCCGACCGTCGACGTGCTGCGCGACCAGGGCTTCCTGCAGGGCTTCGGCATCGAGCTGGGTGATCCGGACAAGTGGGGCGACGAGACCGATCCGCGCATCGTCGGCCATGACGTGACCGCCGGCAATGAGGAAGGCGGCCGCAAGGCCATGGAAAACCTCCTCGCCAAGGATCCCTCGATCAACGTCGTCTACACCATCAACGAGCCGGCCGCGGCCGGCGCCTATGAAGCGCTCAAGTCGATCGGTCGCGAAGCCGACGTGCTGATCGTCTCGGTCGACGGCGGTTGCCCAGGCGTCGCTAACGTCAAGGACGGCGTCATCGGCGCCACCTCGCAGCAGTACCCGCTGCAGATGGCGGCCCTGGGCGTCGAGGCCATCAAGGCCTGGGCTGACACAGGCGCAAAGCCGGCCCCCACCGAAGGCAAGGCCTTCTTCGACACCGGCGTGGCGCTGGTGACCGACACGGCTGTGGATGGCGTTGAGTCCATTGACAGCGTCAAGGGCGCCGAGCTCTGCTGGGGCTGA